The Sporanaerobacter acetigenes DSM 13106 genome includes a window with the following:
- a CDS encoding NAD(P)H-dependent glycerol-3-phosphate dehydrogenase, whose translation MVEKIAVIGGGSWGTALAILLSKKGCEVGLWIRNDKQCEEMRISRENLKYLPGVIIPNNVNLTSDFEKVVYGKDILLMSVPSYAVRETLVNGQRYIEPNQIIVNVAKGIENNSLMRISEIVNEILPRNKYAILSGPSHAEEVARDMPTTVVAASKERDVAHYIQDVFMAPKFRVYTNPDVIGVELGGSLKNVIALGAGISDGLGYGDNTKAALMTRGIIEMARIGEKMGANYETFAGLAGIGDLIVTCTSMHSRNRRAGILIGEGKNLEEAVESIGMVVEGIKTTKSAYELSLRYNVMMPITKEIYEVLYEGKDVKNSVVNLMLRDKKHEMEDIAKNLDSKW comes from the coding sequence ATGGTAGAAAAAATTGCAGTTATAGGGGGAGGAAGTTGGGGGACTGCTCTGGCGATACTTCTTTCCAAGAAAGGATGCGAGGTAGGCTTATGGATAAGAAATGACAAGCAATGTGAAGAGATGAGGATATCTAGAGAAAATTTAAAATATTTGCCAGGAGTTATTATTCCAAACAATGTAAATTTAACCTCAGATTTCGAGAAGGTTGTTTATGGTAAAGATATCTTGTTAATGTCTGTTCCTTCTTATGCTGTTAGAGAAACATTGGTAAATGGTCAAAGGTATATAGAACCAAATCAAATAATTGTAAACGTAGCAAAAGGGATAGAAAACAATAGTCTCATGAGGATTTCTGAAATTGTTAATGAAATCCTTCCACGAAATAAGTATGCCATTCTTTCAGGACCATCTCATGCTGAGGAAGTTGCAAGAGATATGCCTACTACTGTGGTTGCAGCATCAAAAGAAAGAGATGTTGCCCATTATATACAAGATGTATTTATGGCACCTAAATTTAGAGTTTATACAAATCCTGATGTCATCGGAGTAGAATTAGGTGGGTCCTTAAAAAATGTAATTGCTCTTGGAGCAGGAATTTCGGATGGACTAGGGTATGGTGACAATACTAAGGCTGCTCTTATGACAAGAGGAATAATTGAAATGGCTAGAATTGGAGAAAAAATGGGTGCTAATTATGAAACATTTGCAGGTCTTGCTGGTATTGGAGATTTAATAGTTACTTGTACAAGTATGCATAGTAGAAATAGGAGAGCGGGTATACTTATAGGAGAAGGTAAAAATTTGGAAGAGGCTGTTGAGAGCATAGGAATGGTAGTAGAGGGTATAAAGACTACTAAATCTGCCTATGAACTTTCTTTAAGATACAATGTGATGATGCCTATTACTAAAGAAATATATGAAGTTCTCTATGAAGGAAAAGATGTGAAGAATTCTGTTGTAAATTTAATGCTTAGAGATAAAAAACATGAGATGGAAGATATAGCTAAAAATTTAGATAGTAAATGGTAG
- a CDS encoding HlyD family efflux transporter periplasmic adaptor subunit, producing the protein MSKEKRDKRRKKKKWIRAMFISFILIYLIFRSVPALYASNLKTVLVEEGTIEDSVNFPGIIVRNERVYRADGDGKINFLKKEGERVKVGAKIAELSLVEEDSSLESELKEVNKKIESIEKVNKQKEMAKKDETKSEKNTEMVIEELQDNIINGDYDETTQLKEELYCSLGKKSNATGENTLANQSLDNLKNKKEELTKEILNSTINYFSKEAGIVSFKIDGFEEIYNGNNILNYTLEDIRDKEAESKVSKNKSDVNAGDAMFKVMDNYDWYLLVDVDDIKKIKSLKERDMISICLDDSDEELRGRIIKIKSKNGQGIVAIKLDTHFHDYCEKRNVDIEIIKSKNEGLKVPTKAICEKDGLNGVYIKDISGIIRFRPVKILGQNEEYTIVSKGNNSNFIDIEGSDKRIKTIKVFDEILLSGGKAKEGQIID; encoded by the coding sequence ATGTCAAAAGAGAAAAGAGATAAAAGACGAAAGAAGAAAAAATGGATTAGAGCTATGTTTATTTCTTTTATTCTTATCTATTTGATATTTAGGAGTGTCCCGGCATTATATGCATCTAATTTGAAAACTGTCCTCGTAGAAGAGGGTACTATAGAAGATAGTGTTAATTTTCCAGGAATTATAGTCAGAAATGAAAGAGTATATAGAGCCGATGGAGATGGGAAAATAAATTTTTTAAAAAAAGAGGGAGAAAGGGTTAAAGTAGGAGCCAAAATAGCTGAGTTATCACTTGTAGAGGAGGATTCCTCTTTAGAAAGTGAATTAAAAGAAGTAAATAAAAAAATAGAATCCATAGAAAAGGTAAATAAGCAAAAAGAAATGGCAAAGAAAGATGAAACTAAATCTGAAAAAAACACTGAAATGGTCATTGAGGAACTTCAAGATAATATAATAAATGGGGATTATGATGAAACTACACAATTGAAAGAAGAGCTATATTGTTCGTTAGGAAAGAAAAGTAATGCTACAGGTGAAAATACTCTGGCTAATCAGAGTCTAGATAATTTAAAAAACAAAAAAGAAGAGCTAACTAAGGAAATACTAAATAGTACTATAAATTATTTTTCCAAAGAGGCGGGAATTGTTAGTTTTAAGATTGATGGCTTTGAAGAAATATATAATGGGAACAATATTCTAAACTATACATTGGAAGATATAAGAGATAAAGAAGCAGAATCTAAAGTCAGTAAAAACAAATCAGATGTAAATGCAGGGGATGCAATGTTTAAAGTAATGGATAATTACGATTGGTATTTGCTAGTAGATGTTGATGATATAAAAAAAATAAAGTCGCTAAAAGAAAGAGATATGATTTCTATTTGTTTAGACGACAGTGATGAAGAATTGAGAGGTAGGATAATAAAAATAAAGTCTAAAAATGGACAAGGTATAGTTGCAATTAAGTTAGATACTCATTTTCATGATTATTGTGAAAAGAGAAATGTAGATATCGAGATAATTAAATCTAAAAATGAAGGTTTAAAGGTTCCCACAAAAGCTATTTGTGAAAAAGATGGTTTAAATGGTGTTTATATTAAAGATATTAGTGGAATAATAAGATTTAGACCAGTTAAAATATTAGGGCAAAATGAAGAATATACTATTGTTTCAAAAGGAAATAATAGTAATTTTATCGATATTGAAGGAAGTGATAAAAGAATTAAAACTATAAAAGTATTTGATGAAATCCTTTTAAGTGGTGGAAAGGCAAAGGAAGGACAGATTATAGACTGA
- a CDS encoding cell division protein SepF: MSNFMNKFKYFMGLEDLEDEYEEYEDYDEEELDIPQPVKVNNKVVSIHNNMNMKLVVHEPLNYEDAPKIIDDLKMRKTVVVNLEELELECKKQIFDFINGGLYALEGNIHKVTKDIFILAPNNVEIDGQLKEDIKSRGLFTW, translated from the coding sequence ATGTCAAATTTTATGAATAAGTTTAAGTATTTTATGGGATTGGAAGATTTAGAAGATGAGTATGAGGAATATGAAGATTATGATGAAGAAGAGTTAGATATACCCCAACCCGTAAAAGTAAATAACAAAGTGGTGAGTATTCATAATAATATGAATATGAAACTAGTAGTTCATGAACCTTTAAATTATGAGGATGCTCCAAAGATCATAGATGATTTGAAAATGAGAAAAACTGTTGTTGTGAATTTAGAAGAGTTAGAACTAGAGTGTAAAAAACAGATATTTGACTTTATTAATGGTGGACTCTATGCTCTTGAAGGAAATATTCATAAAGTAACGAAAGATATTTTTATACTTGCTCCAAACAATGTTGAGATTGATGGACAATTAAAAGAAGATATAAAAAGCAGAGGTTTGTTTACTTGGTAA
- the spoIVA gene encoding stage IV sporulation protein A, which yields MVEKFDIYKDIAERTDGDIYVGVVGPVRTGKSTFIKRFMELLVIPNIENKYKKERAKDELPLSGAGKTIMTTEPKFVPNEAVELILKDNVRFKLRMVDCVGYLVKGAIGHEEDNIPRMVTTPWYEKEIPFEEAAEIGTRKVITDHSTIGIVVTTDGSITDIDRSNYIKAEERVINELKELEKPFIILLNSKHPNLDSTIALRESLEEKYNVSVIAVDCLNMDTDDLEKIFEKILYEFPVKEIKINLPGWMEGLNRNHWIKSSILESLKESIETLQKLSEINSVVETLGELETIKETRIKEINLGEGVANIDIVLEDSMFYNVLKEITGYGIQGDYQLIGLISKLSQAKHEYDKIEKALTEAKEFGYGLVSPSLDELELDEPEIYRQGNRFGVKLKAKAPSLHLIRADITTEVSPLIGTESQSEELVKYFLSEFEGDPSKIWQSNLFGKSLYDLVNEQLQGKLDMMPDDARQKIRKTLERIINDGSGGLICIII from the coding sequence ATGGTGGAGAAATTTGACATATATAAAGACATTGCTGAAAGAACAGATGGAGATATCTATGTTGGAGTAGTAGGCCCTGTAAGAACGGGTAAATCAACTTTTATTAAACGTTTTATGGAATTACTAGTTATCCCCAATATAGAAAACAAGTATAAAAAAGAAAGAGCTAAAGACGAACTACCTTTAAGTGGAGCAGGAAAAACTATTATGACAACGGAACCGAAGTTTGTTCCCAATGAAGCAGTAGAACTCATTCTAAAGGATAATGTTAGATTTAAGTTAAGAATGGTAGATTGTGTTGGTTATTTAGTTAAAGGTGCTATTGGGCATGAAGAAGATAATATACCTAGAATGGTTACTACACCGTGGTATGAAAAGGAAATACCTTTCGAGGAAGCGGCAGAAATAGGAACAAGAAAAGTAATAACTGATCATTCTACTATTGGAATAGTTGTTACTACGGATGGTTCTATTACAGATATAGACAGATCAAATTACATAAAAGCCGAAGAAAGAGTAATAAATGAACTTAAAGAATTAGAAAAACCCTTTATAATTCTTTTGAATTCTAAACATCCTAATTTAGATAGTACTATTGCTTTAAGAGAAAGTCTTGAAGAAAAATACAATGTTTCTGTAATTGCAGTAGATTGCTTAAACATGGATACAGATGATTTGGAAAAAATATTTGAAAAAATACTTTATGAATTTCCAGTCAAAGAAATTAAAATAAATTTACCAGGGTGGATGGAAGGATTAAATAGAAATCATTGGATAAAGTCTAGCATTTTAGAATCCTTAAAAGAATCTATTGAAACACTTCAAAAATTAAGTGAAATAAATTCTGTTGTGGAAACTTTAGGCGAACTTGAAACAATTAAGGAAACCAGAATTAAAGAAATAAATCTAGGAGAGGGAGTAGCTAATATAGATATAGTCTTAGAGGATAGTATGTTCTATAATGTATTAAAAGAAATAACAGGATATGGTATACAAGGTGATTATCAGCTTATAGGCCTTATTTCTAAATTATCTCAAGCAAAGCATGAGTATGATAAAATAGAAAAAGCCTTAACGGAAGCAAAAGAGTTTGGATATGGATTGGTAAGTCCAAGTCTAGATGAACTTGAATTAGATGAACCTGAGATATATAGACAAGGAAATAGATTTGGGGTAAAATTAAAAGCTAAAGCACCGTCACTTCATCTTATAAGAGCGGACATTACTACAGAAGTCTCTCCTCTCATAGGAACAGAAAGTCAAAGTGAAGAGTTGGTTAAATACTTTTTGAGTGAGTTTGAAGGAGATCCATCTAAAATATGGCAATCAAACTTGTTTGGAAAGTCATTATATGATCTTGTAAACGAACAACTACAAGGAAAACTTGATATGATGCCAGATGATGCAAGACAGAAGATTAGAAAAACACTAGAAAGAATAATAAACGATGGGAGCGGAGGACTTATCTGTATTATAATATAG
- the glyA gene encoding serine hydroxymethyltransferase, whose translation MDFTNLRKYDPEVMKIVELETNRQRNKIELIASENFVSPQVMEAMGSQLTNKYAEGYPAKRYYGGCEYVDMVEDLARERLKKLFGADHANVQPHSGSNANLGVYFAVLEPGDKVLGMNLSQGGHLTHGSPVNISGTYFNFVAYGVDKETETIDYDEVMEIAKREKPKLIVAGASAYPRIIDFAKFREIADEVGAYLMVDMAHIAGLVAAGLHPSPVPYADFVTTTTHKTLRGPRGGAILCKEEYAKKIDKAIFPGIQGGPLMHVIAAKAVSFGEALTDEFKEYQKQILKNSKALSEALLEKDFRLVSGGTDNHLILLDVRNKGLTGKKAEALLDEIGVTTNKNTIPFDPESPFVTSGLRIGTPAVTTRGMKEEDMKEIAEIISLALDEENNRDDIRNKVKILCDKYPLYE comes from the coding sequence ATGGATTTTACAAATTTAAGAAAATATGATCCAGAGGTTATGAAAATTGTTGAATTAGAAACAAATAGGCAAAGAAATAAAATTGAGCTTATTGCTTCAGAAAATTTTGTTTCTCCTCAAGTAATGGAGGCTATGGGTAGTCAACTTACAAACAAATATGCTGAAGGTTATCCAGCTAAAAGATATTATGGTGGTTGTGAATATGTAGATATGGTAGAAGATTTAGCTAGAGAAAGATTAAAAAAATTGTTTGGAGCAGATCATGCAAACGTTCAACCTCATTCTGGTTCCAATGCTAACTTAGGAGTTTACTTTGCAGTTCTTGAACCAGGAGATAAAGTTCTTGGAATGAATCTTTCACAAGGTGGACATTTAACTCATGGTAGTCCTGTGAATATTTCTGGTACTTATTTTAACTTTGTTGCATATGGAGTAGATAAAGAAACTGAAACGATAGATTATGATGAAGTAATGGAAATAGCAAAAAGAGAAAAACCTAAATTGATTGTAGCAGGAGCAAGTGCTTATCCAAGAATTATTGACTTTGCAAAATTCAGAGAAATTGCTGATGAAGTAGGGGCATATCTTATGGTTGATATGGCTCATATAGCAGGACTAGTTGCAGCAGGACTTCATCCAAGTCCAGTTCCTTATGCAGATTTTGTGACAACTACAACTCACAAGACTTTAAGAGGACCTAGAGGTGGAGCTATACTTTGTAAAGAAGAATATGCAAAGAAAATAGACAAGGCAATATTCCCTGGAATTCAAGGGGGACCACTTATGCATGTTATCGCTGCTAAAGCCGTTAGTTTTGGAGAAGCTTTGACTGATGAATTTAAAGAATATCAAAAACAAATTTTAAAGAACTCAAAAGCATTGTCAGAAGCATTGCTAGAAAAAGATTTTAGATTGGTTTCTGGAGGTACTGATAATCATCTAATACTTTTAGATGTTAGAAACAAAGGTTTAACAGGTAAAAAAGCCGAAGCATTGCTAGATGAAATTGGAGTTACAACTAATAAAAATACTATTCCATTTGATCCAGAAAGTCCTTTTGTTACAAGTGGATTGAGAATAGGTACTCCAGCAGTTACAACTAGAGGAATGAAAGAAGAAGACATGAAAGAAATAGCGGAAATAATAAGTCTTGCATTAGATGAAGAAAATAACAGAGATGATATAAGGAATAAAGTTAAAATTTTATGTGACAAATATCCATTGTATGAATAG
- the der gene encoding ribosome biogenesis GTPase Der — MMRPIVCIVGRPNVGKSTLFNRIVGRRIAITENKPGVTRDRIYAEAEWLNKYFILIDTGGIEPYSDDTILSQIRRQAEVAIGTADVILFVVDGLDGITASDREIANMLRKSGKKVILVCNKIDTPKTPHEIYEFYELGLGDPIVVSAGQSLGLGDLLDEVVENFPEDKDTEYDEDVIKVAVIGKPNAGKSSLINCILGEERVIVSDIPGTTRDAIDTYFEYQDDKYVFIDTAGIRRKRNIDENIEKYSVIRSLTAIDRSDVCILIIDATQGVTEQDAKIAGHAYERGKALIIAINKWDLIDKSDKTYLEFEKEVRNVLSFVTYAPIVLISAKTGKRVNKVFALIKEVYSSYTKRISTGIFNDILNEAVILNQPPTDKGRRLKIYYGTQVGIKPPKFVIFINDRELSHFSYERYLENQIRQNFGFEGTPIQLEFKEKGD, encoded by the coding sequence ATTATGAGACCAATTGTATGTATAGTTGGAAGACCAAATGTAGGAAAATCTACTCTTTTTAATAGAATTGTAGGTAGAAGAATTGCAATTACAGAAAATAAGCCTGGGGTTACTAGAGATAGAATTTATGCAGAGGCCGAATGGTTGAATAAATACTTTATTCTAATAGATACAGGAGGTATTGAACCATATAGTGATGATACTATATTATCTCAAATTAGAAGACAGGCAGAAGTAGCTATAGGTACAGCAGATGTGATACTTTTTGTTGTAGATGGGTTAGACGGTATAACTGCTTCTGATAGAGAAATAGCAAATATGCTCAGAAAATCCGGGAAAAAAGTTATATTAGTTTGTAATAAAATAGATACACCAAAAACACCCCATGAGATATATGAATTTTATGAATTGGGTCTAGGAGATCCTATAGTAGTATCTGCAGGACAAAGTTTAGGATTAGGGGATTTATTAGATGAAGTAGTAGAAAATTTTCCCGAAGACAAAGATACTGAATATGATGAAGATGTAATTAAAGTTGCTGTAATTGGGAAACCAAATGCTGGAAAATCATCTCTTATAAATTGTATATTGGGAGAAGAAAGGGTTATTGTAAGTGATATACCTGGTACAACAAGAGATGCGATAGATACTTATTTTGAGTATCAAGATGACAAATATGTGTTTATTGATACAGCAGGAATTAGGAGAAAAAGAAATATTGATGAAAATATTGAAAAGTATAGTGTCATAAGATCATTAACCGCCATAGATAGATCAGATGTATGTATATTGATAATCGATGCAACACAAGGAGTTACAGAACAAGATGCTAAAATTGCTGGTCATGCTTATGAAAGAGGAAAGGCTCTTATAATTGCCATAAATAAATGGGATTTAATAGATAAATCAGATAAGACATATTTAGAATTTGAAAAAGAAGTCAGAAACGTTTTATCTTTTGTTACCTATGCACCTATAGTTTTAATATCTGCGAAAACTGGCAAAAGGGTAAATAAAGTTTTTGCACTGATAAAAGAAGTATACAGTAGCTATACTAAAAGGATTAGCACGGGTATATTCAATGATATTTTAAATGAGGCAGTTATTTTAAACCAGCCACCAACAGATAAAGGAAGACGATTAAAAATATATTATGGAACACAAGTAGGTATTAAACCACCAAAGTTTGTCATATTTATTAATGATAGGGAACTTTCACATTTTTCTTATGAAAGATATTTAGAAAATCAAATCCGTCAGAATTTTGGATTTGAAGGAACTCCAATCCAGCTTGAATTTAAAGAAAAGGGGGATTAA
- the plsY gene encoding glycerol-3-phosphate 1-O-acyltransferase PlsY, whose translation MNKVILIAIISYLIGNFSSAYILGKVCKSKDIRKYGSGNAGATNALRVFGVKIGLISFILDILKGIIAVNIGNYFMGYNGALIAGVFVVIGHDWPVFLKFKGGKGIATSLGVMLYLHLPTAIICIAIGFTIIAITRYVSLGSIVATCLVPILGSVLKKPFDLNFFICTIILASMAIFRHRSNIKRLKNGEESKLGQEVN comes from the coding sequence TTGAACAAAGTTATACTTATAGCTATTATTTCTTATTTGATCGGAAACTTTTCCTCTGCATATATTTTGGGAAAAGTATGTAAGAGCAAAGATATAAGAAAGTATGGAAGTGGAAATGCTGGTGCAACAAATGCGTTAAGGGTTTTTGGGGTCAAAATAGGCCTTATATCATTTATTTTAGATATTTTAAAAGGAATCATTGCTGTAAACATAGGAAATTATTTTATGGGTTACAATGGAGCATTAATTGCAGGAGTATTTGTAGTTATAGGTCATGATTGGCCAGTATTCCTAAAATTTAAAGGTGGCAAAGGCATTGCAACCTCACTTGGTGTTATGTTATATCTACATTTACCTACAGCTATTATTTGTATAGCCATAGGATTTACTATTATTGCCATAACAAGATATGTGTCTTTGGGATCAATAGTAGCAACTTGTTTAGTACCAATTTTGGGAAGTGTTTTAAAAAAACCTTTTGACTTGAATTTTTTCATTTGTACAATTATATTAGCGTCAATGGCCATATTTAGGCATAGAAGTAATATAAAGAGACTTAAAAATGGAGAGGAGTCAAAATTAGGTCAGGAAGTAAATTAA
- a CDS encoding threonine/serine ThrE exporter family protein, with protein MVYSLENEKKETKELLALAILAGSIMLKNGAETYRVEDTVNRICKSREKTKYVESFVTPTGIFVSLEYGNEIMTCVQRIKAIKIDLNKIDMINNFSRKFAESDMSIKEGINELKKINKITEYESTIKILWGSLAAGFFSLLFGASFLDFIASFIVTIFVLIFTTKLCKFNITFFISNFCGAAIASALSILLVKIGLGENADKIIIGAIMPLVPGVAITNAIRDTISGDFISGLSRGMEAIVIALSIAFGVGLVLKIYFKGVI; from the coding sequence ATGGTATATAGTTTAGAAAACGAAAAAAAAGAAACAAAAGAACTTTTAGCTCTTGCAATCTTAGCAGGCAGTATCATGTTAAAAAACGGAGCAGAAACTTATAGAGTTGAAGACACCGTAAATAGAATATGTAAATCTAGGGAAAAGACAAAATATGTAGAATCTTTTGTAACTCCAACAGGTATTTTTGTATCTCTAGAATATGGAAATGAAATTATGACATGTGTTCAGAGAATAAAAGCTATTAAAATTGACTTAAACAAAATAGATATGATAAATAATTTTTCAAGAAAATTTGCAGAATCAGATATGTCTATAAAGGAAGGTATAAATGAATTAAAAAAAATTAACAAAATTACTGAATATGAAAGTACAATAAAAATATTATGGGGAAGTCTCGCTGCAGGTTTTTTTTCTCTCTTATTTGGGGCAAGTTTTTTAGATTTTATAGCAAGCTTTATAGTTACTATATTTGTCTTAATATTTACTACTAAACTGTGTAAATTCAATATAACATTCTTTATAAGTAATTTCTGCGGTGCAGCCATTGCTTCAGCATTATCTATATTACTTGTAAAAATAGGTCTGGGAGAAAATGCTGATAAAATTATAATCGGTGCAATAATGCCCTTAGTACCAGGAGTAGCTATAACTAACGCAATCAGAGACACTATAAGTGGAGACTTTATATCTGGCCTTTCTCGAGGTATGGAAGCCATAGTTATAGCTCTTTCCATTGCTTTTGGGGTAGGTTTAGTATTGAAAATATATTTTAAAGGAGTGATTTAA
- a CDS encoding threonine/serine exporter family protein produces the protein MDFIKQFFFSFICTIGFAIFFSIPKNSILKSGIAGAIGWVIYIQIANIFSSNILGVFCGALTVGILGEMLARNSKKPATVFIIPGIVPLVPGSGMYYTMLAITEKRFNDAANIGTETIFMAVAIAMGIIISSSLSKSIKRVKNKS, from the coding sequence TTGGATTTTATAAAACAATTCTTTTTTTCATTTATATGTACAATAGGATTTGCTATATTTTTTAGTATTCCAAAAAATTCAATACTGAAATCTGGAATAGCAGGTGCCATAGGATGGGTTATTTATATTCAAATAGCCAATATTTTTTCTTCTAACATTTTGGGCGTTTTTTGCGGTGCACTTACAGTTGGAATTCTTGGAGAAATGTTAGCCAGGAACTCAAAAAAACCAGCCACAGTTTTTATAATACCTGGCATTGTTCCTTTAGTTCCAGGCTCCGGAATGTATTATACTATGCTAGCTATAACGGAAAAAAGATTTAATGATGCAGCCAATATAGGAACCGAAACTATATTTATGGCTGTAGCTATTGCTATGGGAATTATCATATCATCTAGCTTAAGTAAATCCATTAAAAGAGTAAAGAATAAGTCTTAA
- a CDS encoding YggT family protein: protein MIVFYEAVNILFDIIQIFIFVRIFLSFLPIDNSNGFSRFIYDITEPILGPCGMLLERLGIDTGFLDFSPLLALLFMNLIIYVLKIIIF, encoded by the coding sequence ATGATTGTTTTTTATGAGGCTGTAAATATACTATTTGATATAATTCAAATTTTTATTTTTGTTAGAATATTTTTATCGTTTTTACCAATAGATAATAGTAATGGCTTTAGTAGGTTTATATATGATATTACAGAGCCTATTTTGGGACCTTGTGGTATGCTCTTAGAAAGATTAGGGATAGATACAGGATTTTTAGACTTTTCACCATTACTTGCATTATTGTTTATGAATTTGATTATTTATGTTTTGAAAATTATTATTTTTTAA
- a CDS encoding metal-sensitive transcriptional regulator, producing the protein MNKEVDDKVAIMNRLKRIEGQVKGIQKMVEEGKCCNDILIQIAAARAALNKVGGIILEDYMKDCIKISLIEETDEKVLDELVDTIIKYTK; encoded by the coding sequence TTGAATAAGGAAGTTGATGATAAAGTTGCAATAATGAATCGGCTGAAAAGAATAGAAGGACAAGTAAAAGGAATACAAAAAATGGTGGAAGAAGGCAAGTGTTGCAATGACATACTTATTCAAATTGCTGCTGCTAGAGCAGCACTAAATAAGGTTGGAGGTATAATATTAGAAGATTATATGAAAGATTGCATTAAGATTTCTCTAATTGAGGAAACAGATGAAAAAGTCTTAGATGAACTAGTTGATACCATAATAAAATACACAAAATAG
- a CDS encoding DUF512 domain-containing protein produces MELKSLDNDINIIEKVEKGSIAEELGIEPGDILVSINDNKVLDIIDYKYLISDNYVVVTIQKKNNEVWDFEIEKDYDEDLGIYFTNPLIDKAKSCRNKCMFCFIDQLPKGMRETLYFKDDDSRLSFLQGNFITLTNLRDDEIQRIIDYRLSPINVSVHTTNPELRIKMLNNKNAGKIYNILKKFSQAKIEVHCQIVLVPGVNDGAELDRTLGDLSKLYPSVNSVAVVPVGITKYREDLPKLEPFNEVSSLEFLKYIRNKQEEYLKKLGTRFVFPSDEFYAMTNIAPPSYGEYEKFLQLENGVGLMTLFSYEVDREIEKLKDDISLKKKYIVATGTLAYEFVKSICDKVMNNIRELEIKVVPIKNDFFGTTITVSGLITGQDLINQLKEYKDFDALIIPNSMLRSGEKVFLDDLTIEDIEKELNIKVIPSKVKGKDFINIFTKDMR; encoded by the coding sequence ATGGAACTAAAATCACTAGATAATGATATAAATATTATTGAAAAAGTAGAAAAAGGCAGTATTGCCGAAGAACTTGGAATTGAACCTGGAGATATTCTCGTTTCAATTAATGATAATAAGGTTTTGGATATTATTGATTATAAATATTTAATATCTGATAATTATGTAGTTGTTACTATTCAAAAAAAGAATAATGAGGTATGGGATTTTGAAATAGAAAAAGACTATGATGAAGATTTAGGAATATATTTTACAAATCCGCTTATTGATAAGGCTAAAAGCTGTAGAAATAAGTGCATGTTTTGTTTTATTGATCAATTACCTAAAGGAATGAGAGAAACATTATATTTTAAAGATGATGATTCAAGACTTTCATTTCTTCAAGGAAATTTTATTACTTTAACTAATTTAAGGGATGATGAAATACAAAGAATTATAGATTATAGATTGAGTCCAATAAATGTTTCTGTTCATACCACTAATCCTGAATTGAGAATAAAAATGCTTAATAATAAAAATGCTGGGAAAATATATAATATTTTAAAAAAATTTAGCCAAGCTAAAATTGAGGTTCACTGCCAAATAGTTCTAGTTCCAGGAGTAAATGATGGAGCAGAGCTTGATAGAACGCTAGGAGATTTATCTAAACTTTATCCAAGTGTGAATAGTGTGGCGGTGGTACCAGTAGGTATTACGAAATACAGGGAAGACCTTCCTAAACTTGAACCTTTTAATGAAGTGTCTTCTCTTGAATTTTTAAAGTATATAAGAAATAAGCAGGAAGAATATTTAAAAAAGCTAGGTACCAGATTTGTTTTTCCGTCTGACGAATTTTATGCAATGACCAATATTGCTCCTCCATCTTATGGGGAATATGAGAAGTTTCTTCAATTGGAAAATGGCGTAGGACTTATGACACTTTTTTCATATGAAGTAGATAGAGAAATAGAAAAATTAAAAGATGATATAAGTTTAAAAAAGAAATATATTGTTGCAACAGGAACATTAGCTTATGAGTTTGTCAAATCTATTTGTGATAAAGTCATGAATAATATAAGAGAATTAGAAATAAAAGTTGTTCCAATAAAAAATGATTTTTTTGGAACAACCATTACTGTTTCAGGCCTTATAACAGGACAAGACTTGATTAACCAATTAAAAGAATATAAAGATTTTGATGCTTTAATAATACCTAATTCAATGCTTAGGAGTGGAGAAAAAGTTTTTTTAGATGATTTGACAATTGAAGATATTGAAAAAGAGTTAAATATTAAAGTTATTCCATCGAAAGTTAAAGGTAAAGATTTTATAAATATATTTACAAAGGATATGAGGTGA